The Podarcis raffonei isolate rPodRaf1 chromosome 2, rPodRaf1.pri, whole genome shotgun sequence genome window below encodes:
- the LOC128408819 gene encoding vomeronasal type-2 receptor 26-like, which produces MRYWLPLSFFFAIQEINQNPRLLPNITLGYNIYNNFFHGRMTYEALVDLVSSRQANVPNYNCGKQNNLIAVLEGADSDSENSIQISGMLSIYKMPQVSYAFGSHVLNDKRQFPFFYRTVPKEEALYPAIVKLLHHFRWMFIGLIAPDTDNGVKFMKKLTPVLLESGICVAVSLIIPQINTYSVTVNVPPLERWGQVHVFLYYVETTYFLLGIRLGKIIFDQLVKPTAGKVFITTSMWDLSIDFISFINHGFDFQHFHSILSFSIRANKWTKYDNFDAFFFASKQFWETAFNCSYLQNTLSVKSWTRCREREELQMLPQDHLERLLSLNSYRIYNTVQAVARSLNAAYSSRSKWRLKNSLEVQRLQPWQLHSFLGDAQFYNSSMDGVYLDENGELAADLDIVNWVVFPNQSLLREIIGSIRRQKSLDLKCTMDQNATVCPKWLNKPLPTSRCVESCQPGFFKVVQEGMLLCCYDCVPCAEGTMATQEDAERCTRCPEDQHPNKARDQCFYKIITFLAYEEPLGIFLASFALFLSLTTCVVLGIFIIFRETPIVKANNRNLSYILLISLLLSFLSSLLFIGRPRKVTCLLQKMAFSIIFSVGISSLLAKTITVVLAFLATKPGNRVKRWLGKSLTNSIIIACSSVQVVICTIWLGTSPPFPESDMHSHSREVILQCNEGSVAMFYGVLGYMGFLASICFTVAFLARKLPGAFNEAKLITFSMLVFCSVWVSFVPTYLSTRGKYMVAVQIFSILASSAGLLGCIFIPKCYIIILRPDLNMREHLTRKNLNRTFDS; this is translated from the exons ATGAGGTACTGGCTGCCCCTGTCCTTCTTCTTTGCCATTCAAGAGATCAACCAGAATCCCAGGCTCCTGCCCAACATCACTCTGGGCTACAATATTTATAATAACTTTTTTCATGGAAGGATGACGTATGAAGCTTTGGTAGACCTGGTCTCTTCTAGACAGGCGAATGTTCCAAACTACAACTGTGGAAAACAGAATAACTTGATTGCAGTTCTGGAAGGGGCTGACTCTGACTCTGAGAACTCCATCCAGATTTCAGGCATGTTGAGCATCTATAAAATGCCACAG GTCAGCTATGCTTTTGGCTCCCACGTTCTGAATGACAAGAGGCAGTTCCCCTTTTTCTATCGGACGGTCCCCAAAGAAGAGGCCCTGTACCCAGCGATTGTCAAGCTGCTCCATCACTTCAGATGGATGTTCATTGGTCTCATTGCTCCAGACACTGACAATGGAGTGAAGTTCATGAAGAAATTGACACCTGTGCTATTAGAGAGTGGAATTTGTGTTGCTGTCTCACTAATCATTCCACAAATTAATACATACAGTGTGACGGTCAATGTTCCTCCATTAGAAAGGTGGGGACAAGTCCATGTATTCCTTTATTATGTAGAAACTACTTATTTCTTGCTGGGAATACGACTTGGAAAAATAATATTTGACCAGCTGGTCAAACCTACAGCAGGGAAAGTCTTCATCACAACATCTATGTGGGATTTGAGTATAGACTTCATCAGCTTCATCAACCATGGTTTTGATTTCCAGCACTTCCACagtattctttctttctctattaGGGCAAATAAATGGACAAAATATGATAATTTTGATGCCTTTTTCTTTGCAAGCAAGCAGTTTTGGGAGACAGCCTTTAATTGTTCCTATTTACAGAATACATTGTCAGTGAAAAGCTGGACAAGatgcagagaaagagaagaacTGCAGATGCTGCCCCAAGACCATCTGGAAAGACTCTTATCTCTAAACAGCTACAGGATTTACAACACTGTCCAAGCTGTGGCCCGTTCCTTAAATGCTGCGTATTCCTCTAGATCTAAGTGGAGGTTGAAGAACAGTCTGGAAGTTCAAAggctacagccatggcag CTCCACTCTTTCCTGGGAGACGCCCAGTTTTACAATTCTTCAATGGACGGAGTGTATTTGGATGAGAATGGGGAACTGGCAGCTGACTTGGACATTGTGAACTGGGTGGTGTTTCCAAATCAGTCCCTTCTTAGAGAGATCATTGGGAGCATCAGAAGGCAGAAATCCCTAGACCTAAAGTGCACCATGGACCAGAATGCCACTGTGTGCCCCAAATGGCTCAACAAG CCCCTGCCTACTTCCAGGTGTGTGGAAAGTTGCCAGCCTGGATTCTTCAAGGTGGTTCAGGAAGGAATGCTGCTCTGCTGCTATGACTGCGTTCCCTGTGCGGAAGGAACAATGGCCACTCAGGAAG ATGCAGAGCGTTGCACCAGGTGTCCAGAAGATCAGCATCCAAACAAGGCCAGAGATCAATGTTTCTACAAGATCATCACCTTCCTtgcttatgaagaacctttggggatcTTCCTAGCTTCCTTTGCCCTGTTCTTATCCTTAACCACGTGTGTTGTGCTAGGAATATTCATTATATTCCGagaaactcccatagtcaaagccaacaaccggaaccTCTCCTAtatcctcctcatctccctcctgctttcctttctgtCCTCCTTGCTCTTCATTGGAAGGCCAAGGAAAGTGACCTGTCTTCTCCAAAAAATGGCCTTCAGCATCATCTTTTCAGTAGGCATCTCTTCTttgttggcaaaaaccatcactgtggtgctggccttcctggcaACAAAGCCAGGAAACAGGGTGAAGAGATGGCTGGGAAAGAGTCTGACCAACTCTATTATCATTGCCTGTTCCAGTGTCCAAGTTgtcatctgcaccatctggctggggaCCTCCCCACCATTTCCAGAGTCTGACATGCATTCCCATTCCAGAGAGGTCATcctgcaatgcaatgaagggtctgttgccatgttttatggtgtccttggctacatgggcttcctggcctccatctgcttcacagtggcttttctggccaggaagctgcctggggccttcaatgaagccaagctgatcaccttcagcatgctggtcttctgcagcgtTTGGGtctcctttgtgcccacctacttGAGCACCcgggggaaatacatggtagccgtgcagatcttctctatcttggcttccagtgctgggcttctgggctgcatcttcattcccaagtgctacattattaTACTGAGGCCAGATCTGAATATGAGAGAGCATCTGACAAGAAAAAACCTAAACAGGACATTTGATTCTTAG
- the LOC128408820 gene encoding vomeronasal type-2 receptor 26-like: protein MVLLLLLFLPHADCGVKAKCPLTLERDWIEPFIYYRPGDHIISGVISARFAIFNPQHFKESPSTSFKHKGGTRYWVPLSFFFAIQEINQNPRLLPNITLGYNNYETFFHGRITYEALVDLVSSRQVNVPNYNCGGQNNLIAVLEGADSDSENSIQISSMLSIYKMPQVSYAFGSHVLNDKRQFPFFYRTVPNEEAVYPLIVKLLHHFRWTFIGLIAPDTENGEMFMKTLTPIFVENGICVAISLSIPQINTNRVTVKVPPSEKWRQVQVFLYYVESTYFWKGMQVAEMIFDKLVKPTVGKVLITTSMWDLSVDLIELIINGLDFQHFHSILSFSIGLNKWAKYDDIDAFFYAIKQFWEEAFTCSYLEHTLSVKSWARCQEREELEMLPQEYLERLLSLNSYRIYNTVQAVARSLNAAYSSRSKWRLKDSLEVQRLQPWQLHSFLGDAQFYNSSMDRVYLDENGELAADLDIVNWVVFPNKSLLRERIGSIKRQRSLALKCTMDQNATVCPKWHNQPLPTSRCVENCQPGYFKVVQEGMLLCCYDCVPCAEGTMATQEDAEHCNRCPEDQHPNKDRDQCFYKIITFLDYEEALGIFLASFALFLSLTTCVVLGIFIIFRETPIVKANNRNLSYILLISLLLSILSSLLFIGRPRKATCLLRQMAFSIIFSVAISSVLAKTITVVLAFLATKPGNTMRRWLGKSLANSIVISCSIVQVVICIFWLGISPPFPESDMHSQPREIILQCNEGSVAMFYGVFGYMGFLASICFTVAFLARKLPGAFNEAKLITFSMLVFCSVWVSFVPSYLSTKGKYMVAVQIFSILTSSAGLLGCIFFPKCYIIVLRPDLNTKEHLTTKAGS from the exons AGAGACTGGATTGAGCCATTCATTTATTACAGGCCAGGAGACCACATCATTAGTGGAGTCATCTCTGCCAGATTTGCTATATTTAATCCACAGCACTTCAAGGAGTCTCCCTCTACCAGCTTTAAACA caaaggaggaacaaggtACTGGGTGCCCCTATCCTTCTTCTTTGCCATTCAAGAGATCAACCAGAATCCCAGGCTCTTGCCCAACATCACTCTGGGCTACAATAACTATGAGACCTTTTTTCATGGAAGGATAACGTATGAAGCTTTGGTAGACCTGGTCTCTTCTAGACAGGTGAATGTTCCAAACTACAACTGCGGAGGACAGAATAACTTGATTGCTGTTCTGGAAGGGGCTGACTCTGACTCTGAGAACTCCATCCAGATTTCAAGCATGTTGAGCATCTATAAAATGCCACAG GTCAGCTATGCTTTTGGCTCACATGTTCTAAATGACAAGAGACAGTTCCCCTTTTTCTATCGGACGGTCCCCAATGAAGAGGCTGTTTACCCACTGATTGTCAAGCTGCTCCATCACTTCAGATGGACATTCATTGGTCTCATTGCTCCAGACACTGAAAACGGAGAGATGTTCATGAAGACATTGACACCTATCTTTGTAGAGAATGGCATTTGTGTTGCTATCTCACTAAGCATTCCACAAATCAATACAAACCGTGTGACGGTCAAAGTTCCTCCATCAGAAAAGTGGCGACAAGTCCAAGTATTCTTATATTACGTAGAATCTACTTATTTCTGGAAGGGAATGCAAGTTGCTGAAATGATATTTGACAAGCTGGTCAAACCCACTGTGGGGAAAGTCTTGATCACAACATCTATGTGGGATTTGAGTGTAGACTTAATTGAGTTAATCATCAATGGTTTAGATTTCCAGCATTTCCACagtattctttctttttctattggGCTGAATAAATGGGCCAAATATGATGATATTGATGCCTTTTTCTATGCAATTAAGCAATTTTGGGAGGAAGCTTTTACTTGTTCCTATTTGGAGCACACATTGTCAGTGAAAAGCTGGGCAAGATGCCAAGAAAGAGAGGAACTGGAGATGCTGCCCCAAGAATATCTGGAAAGACTCTTATCTCTAAACAGCTACAGGATTTACAACACTGTCCAAGCTGTGGCCCGTTCCTTAAATGCTGCATATTCCTCTAGATCTAAGTGGAGGTTGAAGGACAGTCTGGAAGTTCAAAggctacagccatggcag CTCCACTCTTTCCTGGGAGATGCCCAATTTTACAATTCTTCAATGGACAGAGTGTATTTGGATGAGAACGGGGAACTGGCAGCTGACTTGGACATTGTGAACTGGGTGGTGTTTCCCAATAAGTCCCTCCTTAGAGAGAGGATTGGGAGCATCAAGAGACAGAGATCCCTGGCCCTGAAGTGCACCATGGACCAGAATGCCACTGTGTGCCCCAAATGGCACAACCAG CCCCTGCCTACTTCCAGGTGTGTGGAAAATTGCCAACCTGGATACTTCAAGGTAGTTCAGGAAGGAATGCTGCTCTGCTGCTATGACTGCGTTCCCTGTGCAGAAGGAACAATGGCCACTCAGGAAG ATGCAGAGCATTGCAACAGGTGTCCAGAAGATCAGCATCCAAACAAGGACAGAGATCAATGTTTCTACAAGATCATCACCTTCCTGGATTATGAAGAAGCTTTGGGGATTTTCCTAGCTTCCTTTGCCCTATTCTTATCCTTAACCACGTGTGTTGTGTTAGGAATATTCATTATATTCCGagaaactcccatagtcaaagccaacaaccggaaccTCTCCTAtatcctcctcatctccctcctgctttccatTTTGTCCTCCTTGCTCTTCATTGGAAGGCCAAGGAAAGCGACCTGTCTTCTCCGACAAATggccttcagcatcatcttctcagttgccATCTCTtctgtgttggccaaaaccatcactgtggtgctggccttcctggccacaaaaCCAGGAAACACGatgaggagatggctggggaagagtctggccaactccattgtcatttcctgttccaTTGTCCAAGTTGTCATCTGCATCTTCTGGCTGGGaatctctcctcccttcccagagTCTGACATGCATTCCCAGCCCAGAgagatcatcctgcaatgcaatgaagggtctgttgccatgttttatggtgtctttggctacatgggcttcctggcctccATCTGTTTCACAgtggctttcctggccaggaagctgcctggggccttcaatgaagccaagctgatcaccttcagcatgctggtcttctgcagtgtttgggtctcATTTGTGCCCTCCTACCTGAGCAcaaaagggaaatacatggtagccgtgcagatcttctctatcttgacttccagtgctgggcttctgggctgcatcttctttCCCAAGTGCTACATAATTGTACTCAGGCCTGATCTGAACACAAAAGAGCATCTGACAACAAAAGCTGGTTCTTAA